One genomic region from Lineus longissimus chromosome 6, tnLinLong1.2, whole genome shotgun sequence encodes:
- the LOC135489696 gene encoding uncharacterized protein LOC135489696, with the protein MLVARDISHNAFGPHIESKTCKMAASIENHSSQKTKRERKPNFSHSEAEVLADVVINELGILRSKFSSDVTNKMKKNKWDEIALMVSSLGVATRTGDNCREKWNQQLSKAKEIHSLQQKHQRGTGGGGKMPQADPTLQRIIETFEKDAAFRGITGGFESAVTTPIKATAAVSLPVTLPDLAGWTPVNQAADVDVDCSDAVVVATFDRQPHETHIEGATIILDSQQTMTATAMTAPKSPAKKKAKLCKVTGARKAHAKGLLTDAMCRQKTQQDVFNMQLEVLEATLVTQKATTRTQEVLQKEAGLRIEKLQLEIALLKEKEFLGLSGIEL; encoded by the exons atgttagttgctagggacatttcccataatgcatttggtcctcatattgaaagcaagacatgcaagatggctgcctccatagagaatcattcatctcaaaagacaaaaagggagagaaaaccaaatttttcacactcagaagccgaagttttagccgatgttgtcataaatgaacttgggatcttgcgatccaagttttcgtcagatgtgacaaacaaaatgaaaaaaaacaaatgggatgaaattgccctaatggttagttccttgggagtggccacaaggaccggggataactgcagggaaaaatggaaccagcagctttcaaaggcgaaagagatccattccctgcagcaaaaacaccagagagggactggcggagggggaaagatgccacaggccgacccTACACTGCAGAGAATAATAGAAACATTCGAAAAAGACGCAGCATTCAGAGGCATCACTGGTGGATTTGAGTCTGCAG taaccACACCTATAAAGGCTACAGCAGCAGTCTCCCTCCCTGTTACATTACCTGATCTGGCTGGTTGGACTCCTG taaatcaagctgcagatgttgatgtcgaCTGCTCAGATGCAGTGGTTGTGGCAACCTTTGATCGTCAACCACACGAAACACACATAGAGGGAGCCacaataattcttg attctcaacagacgatgacagccactgcaatgactgccccaaaatctccagccaaaaagaaggccaaactgTGCAAAGTCACTG GTGCCAGGAAAGCACATGCGAAGGGTCTGCTGACAGACGCCATGTGCCGACAGAAGACTCAGCAGGATGTATTTAACATGCAGCTTGAGGTCCTTGAGGCAACTCTTGTTACGCAGAAGGCCACAACACGTACTCAGGAAGTTCTTCAGAAAGAGGCTGGCCTTCGAATAGAAAAGCTACAGCTGGAGATTGCTCTGCTGAAGGAAAAGGAGTTCTTGGGTCTGTCGGGCATTGAACTGTAA